A genomic region of Ignavibacteria bacterium contains the following coding sequences:
- a CDS encoding copper-translocating P-type ATPase, whose translation MENKIKTDIITLPIEGMTCASCVLRVEKALKKVEGVQEAIVNLATEQAQVKIDPSKVDFERLKEAVEKAGYSVIESNEDKLSVEDFVDKEREKYLSDLKNDLKFSLIFTLPVFLISMLIMYEPFQKAIGSFFNYSSYLLFILTTPVVFKSGKRFFKIAWSTLKHFSFDMNTLVAVGTGSAYLYSTIVTFFPELLGISGHPAHQQVYYDTSAVIITLILFGRYLEAKSKSKTSEAIKKLIGLKPKTANVIRNGIEITIKIEELKINDLVVVRPGERVPADGFIVNGLSSIDESMITGESLPVEKKEGDKVIGGTINLAGSFNFRVSATGKNSILGQIIKLVEEAQASKAPIQNLADKIASVFVPVVILIATLTFIAWILSGSNFSTALIHFVAVLIIACPCALGLATPTALIVGTGIGADNGILIKNAQSLELTHKITDLVLDKTGTITEGKPKVNEIIFLNETNNELNLRLIASAENKSEHPIAKAIRDHSKENGIELVEPDNFKYFPGFGIEADFGEDKILIGTEDLMKREGIDFSTHKKLIETLFTEGKILVFVSINKNPSALISVSDPIKKNSIQAIEKLKSLGIRVMMITGDNEETARAIAAQTGIDKYFARVLPDGKAKVIRELKGQNKVIAMVGDGINDAPALAEADVSIAMSSGTDIAMETADITLMKNDLMDVYKAIKLSHLTIKAIKQNLFWAFIYNVIGIPLAAAGILNPMIAAAAMSLSSVSVVTNSLRIRKKNL comes from the coding sequence ATGGAGAATAAAATTAAAACGGACATCATAACTCTGCCAATTGAAGGAATGACCTGTGCAAGCTGTGTTTTAAGAGTGGAAAAAGCTTTGAAAAAAGTAGAAGGAGTTCAAGAGGCAATTGTAAATCTCGCAACGGAACAGGCTCAAGTTAAAATTGACCCGTCTAAAGTTGATTTTGAGAGATTAAAAGAAGCAGTTGAAAAAGCAGGTTACAGTGTAATTGAATCAAATGAAGATAAACTTTCGGTTGAAGATTTTGTTGATAAAGAAAGAGAGAAATATTTATCTGATTTAAAAAATGACTTAAAATTCTCGCTCATATTTACATTACCAGTTTTCCTGATAAGTATGCTTATAATGTATGAGCCTTTTCAAAAAGCAATTGGGAGCTTCTTCAATTATTCATCATACTTGCTTTTTATATTAACAACACCTGTGGTCTTTAAAAGCGGTAAAAGATTTTTCAAGATTGCCTGGAGTACACTAAAACATTTTTCTTTCGATATGAATACTCTCGTTGCAGTTGGTACGGGCTCGGCTTACTTGTATAGTACTATAGTAACTTTCTTCCCTGAACTTTTGGGAATTAGTGGACATCCTGCTCATCAGCAAGTTTATTATGATACATCAGCAGTAATTATTACTTTAATTCTTTTTGGAAGATACCTTGAAGCAAAATCGAAATCCAAAACCTCTGAAGCAATCAAAAAACTGATTGGATTGAAACCGAAAACTGCAAATGTTATCAGAAATGGGATTGAAATAACAATAAAAATTGAAGAATTAAAGATTAATGACTTAGTAGTCGTAAGACCTGGCGAGAGAGTTCCTGCTGATGGATTTATTGTGAATGGTTTATCCTCTATTGACGAATCAATGATAACAGGAGAAAGTCTTCCCGTTGAGAAAAAAGAAGGGGATAAAGTTATTGGTGGTACAATTAATCTTGCAGGAAGCTTTAATTTCAGAGTTTCTGCAACGGGGAAGAATTCAATTCTTGGGCAGATAATTAAACTGGTTGAGGAAGCACAAGCATCCAAGGCGCCGATTCAAAATCTTGCAGATAAAATTGCTTCGGTTTTTGTCCCTGTTGTTATTCTTATTGCAACTTTGACTTTCATTGCCTGGATTTTAAGCGGTTCAAATTTCTCTACAGCTTTAATTCATTTTGTTGCTGTTTTAATTATTGCCTGTCCTTGCGCTTTGGGCCTTGCAACTCCAACTGCTTTGATTGTGGGAACTGGCATTGGTGCTGATAATGGAATTTTAATTAAGAATGCTCAAAGTCTCGAACTTACTCATAAAATTACAGATCTTGTTCTGGATAAAACAGGAACAATCACCGAAGGTAAACCAAAAGTTAATGAAATAATTTTTCTGAATGAGACAAACAATGAATTAAACTTGAGGTTAATTGCATCTGCTGAAAATAAATCAGAACATCCAATTGCTAAGGCAATTAGAGATCATTCTAAGGAAAACGGAATTGAATTGGTTGAACCGGATAATTTTAAATACTTTCCAGGTTTTGGTATTGAAGCTGATTTTGGTGAAGACAAAATTTTAATAGGAACAGAAGATTTAATGAAAAGAGAAGGGATTGATTTTTCCACTCATAAAAAGTTGATAGAAACGCTTTTCACAGAAGGTAAAATTTTAGTTTTTGTTTCTATCAATAAAAATCCTTCAGCATTAATTTCGGTTAGTGATCCAATTAAGAAAAATTCCATTCAGGCAATCGAAAAATTAAAGTCGCTTGGAATTAGAGTGATGATGATAACTGGTGATAACGAAGAGACTGCTCGTGCAATTGCAGCACAAACAGGAATTGATAAATACTTTGCGAGAGTCTTACCAGACGGAAAGGCAAAAGTTATTCGTGAATTAAAAGGACAGAATAAAGTTATTGCGATGGTTGGTGATGGAATTAATGATGCGCCGGCTCTTGCCGAAGCTGATGTAAGCATTGCAATGTCGAGTGGAACAGATATAGCGATGGAAACTGCAGATATCACATTAATGAAAAACGATTTGATGGATGTTTATAAAGCAATAAAATTATCGCATTTAACAATTAAAGCGATTAAACAAAATCTTTTCTGGGCTTTTATTTACAATGTAATTGGAATTCCACTCGCAGCCGCTGGAATTTTGAACCCAATGATTGCTGCAGCCGCAATGTCTCTAAGTTCTGTTTCGGTGGTGACTAATTCATTGCGAATTAGGAAGAAAAATCTTTAA
- the alaS gene encoding alanine--tRNA ligase, translated as MLTSREIRQQFLDFFKEKDHRIVPSSPVIPFDDPTLLFTNAGMNQFKDVFLGIGTREYKRAANTQKCIRVSGKHNDLEEVGFDTYHHTFFEMLGNWSFGDYYKKEAIQWAWELLTEVWKLPKERLYATVYKTDDEAFNCWKTLTDINPDHILRFGEKDNFWEMGDTGPCGPCSEIHINLSDNPDDASLVNAGTPDCIEIWNLVFIQYNRLPDGSLEPLKDKFVDTGMGFERICAVLQNKRSNYDTDIFTPLIKKIEELTGKKYDSNENQIAMRVIADHIRTLTFAIADGALPSNEGRGYVLRRILRRASRFARKLEMHEPMIYKIVPTLVETMGDVFPEIKQNQKQVEEVIKAEEESFGETLDRGLEIFDSIVKKLQQENSKVIPGEDAFKLYDTYGFPIDLTELMAREIGFSVDRKKFDELMEEQRTRSRETKKFFGAPAIVGKIDTDKLQKVEFVGYDKLDSESKVIAQEKDLVVLDQTPFYGEAGGQVGDTGKIIYDNYLIDVIDTQREGDLIIHKVSEIDFDLMDKTVKAVVDKLRRKSIMRNHSATHLLHKALRDILGNHVKQAGSLVEPSRLRFDFTHYKKLSKEELEAIEQLINEKIREALPLIHHRNIPFEEAKKMGALMFFGDKYGDRVNVVQFGDYSMEFCGGTHVSNTSEIGLLKIISEGSISSGVRRIEAVTGEGVEKYIDEQLQKLNELSEKYEKLLEEKLQLEKEIAKLKLQEKIHDIEKFVTNKKQIDGFAVVSGVVNVDNIDQLKELGDVLREKLKSGVGLLASTIEDKVQFVCVVTDNLIKEKKLNAGKIVGEVAKIVGGGGGGRPHLATAGGKDLSKLNDALNQFDKIVQRLVKN; from the coding sequence ATGTTAACATCAAGAGAAATAAGACAGCAATTTTTGGATTTTTTCAAAGAAAAAGACCATAGAATTGTCCCTAGTTCACCAGTAATACCCTTTGACGATCCAACCCTTCTATTTACAAACGCAGGAATGAATCAATTCAAAGATGTTTTTCTTGGGATTGGAACAAGGGAATATAAACGAGCAGCTAATACTCAAAAATGTATTCGTGTATCTGGTAAACACAACGATTTAGAGGAAGTAGGTTTCGATACTTATCACCACACTTTTTTTGAAATGCTCGGCAATTGGTCGTTTGGTGATTACTATAAAAAAGAAGCAATTCAATGGGCTTGGGAACTACTGACTGAAGTTTGGAAATTACCAAAAGAAAGACTCTACGCAACTGTTTATAAAACAGACGATGAAGCGTTTAACTGCTGGAAAACTCTAACAGATATTAATCCAGATCATATTTTAAGATTTGGAGAAAAAGACAATTTCTGGGAAATGGGAGATACTGGTCCCTGCGGTCCCTGTTCAGAAATTCATATTAATCTATCTGATAATCCTGATGATGCCTCCCTTGTGAATGCAGGAACTCCCGATTGCATCGAAATTTGGAATTTAGTTTTTATTCAATACAATCGTTTACCAGATGGTTCGCTTGAACCTTTAAAAGATAAATTTGTTGACACAGGGATGGGCTTCGAAAGGATTTGTGCTGTTCTGCAAAATAAAAGGTCAAATTATGATACAGATATCTTTACGCCGTTGATAAAAAAAATAGAAGAGTTAACGGGCAAAAAATATGATTCAAACGAAAATCAAATTGCAATGAGGGTTATCGCTGATCATATTCGAACTCTTACATTTGCAATTGCCGATGGCGCACTTCCTTCGAACGAAGGGCGTGGCTATGTTTTGAGAAGAATTTTAAGAAGAGCATCGAGATTTGCTCGTAAGCTTGAAATGCACGAGCCTATGATTTATAAAATTGTCCCAACTTTAGTCGAAACAATGGGCGATGTATTTCCGGAAATCAAACAGAATCAAAAACAAGTTGAAGAAGTAATTAAAGCTGAAGAAGAATCCTTTGGTGAAACACTTGATCGCGGACTTGAAATTTTTGATTCGATTGTGAAAAAACTTCAACAAGAAAATTCAAAGGTTATTCCCGGCGAAGATGCTTTCAAACTTTACGATACTTACGGTTTTCCAATTGATTTAACCGAGTTGATGGCGAGGGAAATTGGTTTTAGTGTTGATCGTAAGAAATTTGACGAATTAATGGAAGAGCAAAGAACGCGCTCGAGGGAGACGAAAAAATTTTTTGGTGCACCAGCTATTGTTGGCAAAATCGATACCGATAAATTACAAAAAGTTGAATTCGTTGGATATGATAAACTCGATTCTGAAAGCAAAGTCATTGCTCAGGAAAAAGATTTGGTTGTGTTAGATCAAACTCCATTTTATGGTGAAGCCGGCGGTCAGGTTGGCGACACTGGAAAAATTATTTACGATAATTATTTGATTGATGTAATCGATACCCAACGAGAAGGTGATTTAATAATTCACAAAGTAAGTGAAATTGATTTTGATTTGATGGATAAAACTGTAAAAGCTGTGGTTGATAAACTCCGAAGAAAATCAATTATGCGAAATCATTCCGCCACTCATTTACTCCACAAAGCTTTAAGGGATATTTTAGGTAATCATGTAAAACAAGCTGGCTCACTTGTCGAACCGTCAAGATTAAGATTCGATTTCACTCATTACAAAAAACTTTCAAAAGAAGAACTTGAAGCAATTGAACAATTAATCAACGAAAAAATAAGAGAAGCTCTTCCTCTGATTCATCACAGAAATATTCCTTTTGAAGAAGCAAAGAAAATGGGCGCTTTAATGTTTTTTGGTGATAAGTATGGTGATAGAGTTAATGTTGTTCAATTTGGAGATTACTCTATGGAATTTTGCGGCGGAACGCATGTTTCAAATACATCAGAAATTGGTTTGTTGAAAATTATTTCCGAAGGAAGTATTAGCAGTGGAGTCAGAAGAATTGAAGCTGTTACAGGAGAAGGCGTTGAAAAATACATTGATGAACAATTGCAAAAATTAAATGAACTTTCCGAGAAGTATGAAAAATTATTAGAAGAAAAACTTCAGCTTGAAAAAGAAATTGCAAAGCTTAAGCTTCAAGAAAAAATCCATGATATCGAAAAATTTGTCACCAATAAAAAACAAATAGATGGTTTTGCGGTTGTTTCGGGCGTAGTTAATGTTGACAACATTGATCAATTAAAAGAGCTTGGTGATGTTCTCAGGGAAAAACTGAAAAGCGGTGTTGGACTTCTTGCATCAACAATTGAAGATAAGGTACAATTTGTGTGTGTTGTGACTGATAATTTGATTAAAGAGAAAAAATTGAATGCTGGAAAGATCGTTGGCGAAGTTGCTAAGATTGTAGGCGGTGGCGGCGGCGGACGGCCTCATCTCGCAACAGCTGGTGGGAAAGATCTTTCGAAACTGAATGATGCCCTAAATCAATTCGATAAAATTGTTCAGAGATTAGTTAAAAACTAA
- the gap gene encoding type I glyceraldehyde-3-phosphate dehydrogenase, with product MAVKVAINGFGRIGRLVFRRALEVGGFDFVAINDLTDAKTLAHLLKYDSIHGKFNGTVEVDGNDLIVNGDRLKVYAEKDPANLKWDDVDILIESTGKFRKPEQLKVHLKNGAKKVILTVPADEKEEKMDATVVLGVNDNVLTPDMKLISNASCTTNCLAPMVKVLHDNFKVKYGLMTTVHSYTNDQNLLDLPHKDLRRARAAAMSIIPTSTGAARTIGKIIPELKGKLDGIALRVPTPDGSITDFVCEVEKTVTVEEVNAAFKKAAETNLKGILEYTEDEIVSADIVHNPASCIFDAKSTMVMEGNMVKVFGWYDNEWGYSCRVVDLAKKLAELK from the coding sequence ATGGCAGTTAAAGTTGCAATAAATGGTTTCGGAAGAATTGGAAGGTTAGTATTCCGAAGAGCCCTCGAAGTCGGCGGTTTCGACTTCGTCGCAATCAACGATCTAACCGATGCTAAAACACTTGCACATCTCTTAAAGTATGATTCCATTCATGGAAAATTCAACGGAACAGTTGAAGTTGATGGAAATGATTTAATAGTTAATGGTGATAGACTTAAAGTCTACGCCGAAAAAGATCCCGCAAACTTAAAGTGGGATGATGTAGATATTTTAATTGAATCAACAGGAAAATTTAGAAAACCAGAACAATTAAAAGTCCATCTAAAGAACGGAGCAAAAAAAGTTATTCTAACTGTTCCAGCTGATGAAAAAGAAGAAAAAATGGATGCGACAGTAGTGTTAGGAGTAAATGACAATGTTCTTACTCCAGATATGAAGTTAATTTCAAATGCATCCTGTACAACGAATTGTCTTGCTCCAATGGTAAAAGTTCTTCACGATAATTTCAAAGTAAAATACGGATTGATGACCACAGTTCACTCATACACAAATGATCAGAATTTGCTTGATTTACCACACAAAGACTTGAGAAGAGCGAGAGCAGCTGCAATGTCTATAATTCCTACATCAACTGGTGCAGCAAGAACAATTGGAAAAATTATTCCTGAGTTAAAAGGTAAATTAGATGGTATCGCTCTAAGAGTGCCAACTCCCGATGGTTCTATTACTGATTTCGTTTGCGAAGTTGAAAAAACTGTAACCGTTGAAGAAGTAAACGCTGCATTTAAAAAAGCAGCTGAAACCAATCTAAAAGGTATTCTTGAATATACAGAAGATGAAATTGTTTCTGCCGATATCGTTCACAATCCAGCATCCTGCATTTTCGATGCAAAGTCGACAATGGTAATGGAAGGAAACATGGTAAAAGTATTTGGCTGGTATGATAATGAGTGGGGTTACAGCTGCCGTGTTGTTGATCTTGCAAAGAAATTAGCTGAATTAAAATAA
- a CDS encoding cation transporter yields MINNFERDKKKAALLSLLIGFLMFFLKIFAFAITGSSAILSDAIESIVHIFATSIAFISLLISLKPPDETHPYGHGKIEYFSAGFEGGLIIVAALSIIFFAIEDLIFGIELQQLDVGAYLIFAASAINLFLGLFLIRVGKRTKSLILEADGKHILTDSVTSIAVLISIVVVMITDFKILDPLIAIFVALNIIVTGYKLVRHSIRGLMQERDDQFLEKLIPALNKIRHDDFIEIHKLRTWSAGNHHYVDFHLIIPSYYTIEQSHQIQKFITESLRQNLEAELQTMLHFDPCKPDHCQYCEKKDCSIRSSDFINKLEWNKENCISNSVVIPLME; encoded by the coding sequence ATGATAAACAATTTTGAACGTGATAAGAAAAAAGCGGCGCTCCTCTCTCTTTTAATTGGCTTTTTAATGTTCTTCCTGAAAATTTTTGCGTTTGCAATAACAGGTTCATCTGCCATCCTTTCCGATGCTATTGAATCGATTGTCCACATTTTTGCTACATCAATTGCATTTATAAGTTTGCTTATTTCATTAAAGCCTCCCGATGAAACTCATCCTTATGGACATGGAAAGATTGAGTACTTTTCAGCTGGTTTTGAAGGTGGATTAATAATTGTGGCTGCTTTGTCAATAATATTTTTCGCAATTGAAGATTTAATTTTTGGAATTGAACTTCAACAACTTGATGTTGGTGCTTATTTAATTTTTGCTGCATCAGCTATTAATTTGTTTCTTGGATTGTTTTTGATTCGAGTTGGTAAAAGAACAAAATCATTAATTCTTGAAGCAGATGGAAAACATATTTTGACAGATTCAGTTACCAGCATTGCTGTTCTTATATCTATTGTGGTAGTGATGATAACAGATTTTAAGATCCTCGATCCACTTATTGCAATTTTTGTTGCATTAAATATAATTGTAACAGGTTATAAACTCGTTCGTCATTCAATTCGCGGGTTAATGCAAGAACGAGACGATCAATTCCTTGAAAAATTAATTCCTGCCCTTAACAAAATAAGACATGATGATTTTATCGAAATTCATAAATTAAGAACATGGAGTGCAGGCAATCATCATTATGTGGATTTTCATTTAATAATTCCGTCTTACTATACCATTGAACAATCTCATCAAATTCAGAAATTCATTACAGAATCCTTACGACAAAATCTTGAAGCAGAACTCCAAACAATGCTTCACTTTGATCCCTGTAAACCTGACCATTGTCAGTATTGTGAGAAAAAAGATTGTTCAATTCGAAGCTCAGATTTTATTAACAAACTTGAATGGAATAAGGAAAATTGTATCAGTAACTCAGTTGTTATTCCGTTGATGGAGTGA
- the fumC gene encoding class II fumarate hydratase has protein sequence MEYRIETDSMGEMKVPADKYYGAQTARSLMNFKIGGEKFPPEFIRALAIVKKAAALTNKELGVLAPEKAELIVKAADEIIEGKLNDHFPLVIWQTGSGTQTNMNVNEVIANRAIEMAGGVMGSKKPIHPNDDVNKSQSTNDAFPTAMHISAVEEIHRRLIPMVTKLRDALKQKAEEFKDIIKIGRTHLMDATPLTLGQEFSGYAQQLTNGLERIESCLPRLYEIPLGGTAVGTGLNSHPKYAEKVAEKISEITGKPFKTARNKFEAMAGKDAMVELHGVLKTLAASLMKIANDIRWLASGPRCGIGEINIPENEPGSSIMPGKVNPTQSEAMTMVCAQVFGNDVTVNFAGASGNFELNVFMPVIIFNVLQSIRLLADACESFTDNCVVGITPNYDRIKMHLNNSLMLVTALNPVIGYDNAAKVAKKAHKEGKTLKEAAVELGLLTPEKFDEVVRPEKMIGPNL, from the coding sequence ATGGAATACAGAATAGAAACCGACAGCATGGGCGAAATGAAAGTCCCAGCTGATAAATACTACGGAGCTCAAACTGCTCGTTCGTTGATGAATTTCAAAATCGGTGGTGAAAAATTTCCACCAGAATTTATTCGTGCTCTGGCTATTGTAAAAAAAGCAGCAGCTTTAACAAACAAAGAACTAGGAGTCTTAGCTCCTGAAAAAGCAGAATTAATTGTAAAAGCAGCTGATGAGATAATTGAGGGCAAATTAAATGATCATTTTCCTCTTGTTATCTGGCAGACCGGAAGTGGAACTCAAACAAATATGAATGTTAACGAAGTTATTGCTAATCGAGCTATTGAGATGGCTGGCGGTGTAATGGGAAGTAAAAAACCAATCCATCCCAACGATGATGTTAATAAATCTCAATCGACTAATGATGCTTTTCCAACAGCAATGCACATTTCTGCTGTTGAAGAAATTCATCGAAGATTAATTCCAATGGTTACAAAACTCAGAGACGCTTTGAAACAAAAAGCAGAAGAGTTTAAAGACATAATTAAAATTGGAAGAACTCATTTAATGGATGCGACTCCATTAACTCTTGGTCAGGAATTTTCTGGTTATGCTCAACAATTAACAAATGGACTTGAAAGAATTGAATCATGTTTACCACGACTTTATGAAATTCCTCTCGGAGGAACTGCTGTTGGAACAGGATTAAATAGTCATCCAAAATATGCTGAAAAAGTTGCCGAAAAAATTTCTGAAATTACCGGAAAGCCTTTCAAAACAGCACGAAATAAATTTGAAGCAATGGCTGGAAAAGATGCAATGGTTGAATTGCATGGTGTTCTGAAGACTCTTGCTGCGTCATTAATGAAAATAGCAAATGATATCCGCTGGCTTGCATCCGGTCCAAGATGTGGTATTGGCGAAATAAATATTCCAGAAAATGAACCTGGAAGTTCGATAATGCCAGGCAAAGTTAATCCGACCCAATCTGAAGCTATGACAATGGTTTGTGCTCAGGTTTTTGGAAATGATGTAACTGTAAACTTTGCTGGTGCAAGTGGAAATTTTGAGTTAAATGTATTTATGCCTGTAATTATTTTTAATGTTTTACAATCGATCAGATTGTTAGCTGATGCTTGTGAGAGCTTCACTGATAATTGTGTTGTTGGTATAACTCCTAATTATGACAGAATTAAAATGCATTTGAATAATTCTTTAATGCTTGTGACTGCATTAAATCCAGTTATTGGTTATGATAATGCTGCAAAAGTTGCTAAAAAAGCACACAAAGAAGGAAAAACTTTAAAAGAGGCTGCAGTTGAACTTGGACTTTTAACACCTGAAAAATTCGACGAAGTGGTAAGACCCGAGAAAATGATTGGACCGAATTTATAA
- a CDS encoding SIS domain-containing protein, with protein sequence MKESLNESANLKRQILENCEQDILRAVDLLVNAFKSGKKLLLIGNGGSAADCQHIATELMIRLSHHIKRPALPAIALTTDTSNLTAGGNDIGYENVFARNVEGLGNEGDVLWAISTSGNSPNIIKAIEMAKSKKMYVLGLSGLTGGKMSNLCDVIIKVPSENTQRIQEGHLTIEHIICEMVELELYCN encoded by the coding sequence ATAAAAGAATCATTAAACGAGAGTGCAAATCTTAAAAGACAAATTTTGGAAAATTGTGAACAGGATATTTTAAGAGCAGTTGATTTGCTTGTTAATGCTTTTAAGAGCGGAAAAAAACTTTTATTGATTGGAAATGGTGGAAGCGCTGCTGATTGTCAACACATTGCAACTGAATTAATGATAAGACTGAGTCATCATATTAAAAGGCCAGCATTACCAGCGATTGCATTAACAACCGACACATCAAATTTAACAGCCGGCGGAAATGATATTGGTTACGAGAATGTTTTTGCAAGAAATGTTGAAGGCCTTGGAAATGAAGGAGATGTTCTCTGGGCAATCTCGACAAGCGGCAACTCTCCGAATATTATCAAAGCAATTGAAATGGCTAAAAGCAAAAAAATGTATGTTTTAGGTTTGAGTGGATTAACTGGCGGAAAGATGAGTAATCTTTGCGATGTGATTATCAAAGTTCCTTCAGAAAACACTCAGCGAATTCAAGAAGGACACCTGACAATCGAACACATTATTTGCGAAATGGTCGAACTTGAATTGTATTGTAATTGA
- the sfsA gene encoding DNA/RNA nuclease SfsA encodes MNESKNYSIFNFTREKLIEGIFIRRLNRFVVECLIEGKKQLAHLPNPGRLWELLFKGSRILLYKTNSEDRNLNYTVAAVFKNSEPVLLHTSETNSVAEWLLKNHLIEDLKDFNIISREKTLNNSRIDFHLTNGRQELFLEVKSCTLFHKKLAMFPDAITERGTKHLNELAELNSDDKIGGVLFLVHNKNVEYFLPEFHTDLKFARNFFHLKDKLRFFVYSLDWDYTLSLDPMNIKKVKIPFNVLERELEDSGTYVLVIYNNRKQKIEIGSLGKISFEKGYYCYIGSAMQNLSKRVERHKRKIKNFHWHIDYLLDKTKIHKSIEIRSNEKLECEVASELSKIADGEIKNFGSSDCNCNSHLFYFYQNPLERKDFIELILDFRMGRLIKKYNL; translated from the coding sequence ATGAATGAGTCAAAAAACTACTCAATATTTAATTTTACAAGAGAAAAATTGATTGAAGGAATTTTCATCAGAAGACTCAATCGTTTTGTTGTTGAATGCTTAATTGAAGGCAAAAAACAACTTGCTCATCTGCCAAATCCAGGAAGGTTGTGGGAACTGCTCTTTAAAGGTTCTAGAATTCTTCTATACAAGACAAATTCAGAAGATCGAAATTTGAATTATACGGTTGCAGCTGTTTTTAAAAACTCAGAACCAGTTTTACTTCATACTTCCGAAACAAATTCTGTAGCTGAGTGGCTTCTTAAAAATCATTTAATTGAGGATTTAAAAGATTTTAATATTATTTCAAGAGAAAAGACTTTAAACAACAGCAGAATTGACTTTCATCTCACCAATGGAAGGCAAGAACTTTTCTTAGAGGTCAAATCCTGTACTTTATTTCATAAAAAACTTGCAATGTTCCCCGATGCAATTACAGAAAGAGGGACAAAGCATTTAAATGAACTCGCTGAATTGAATTCTGATGATAAAATTGGTGGTGTTCTTTTTTTAGTTCATAATAAGAATGTCGAATATTTTTTGCCTGAGTTTCATACTGACTTAAAATTTGCAAGAAACTTTTTTCATTTGAAAGATAAACTGAGATTTTTTGTCTATTCTCTTGATTGGGATTATACTTTATCTCTTGATCCAATGAATATAAAAAAGGTTAAAATTCCATTTAATGTTCTGGAAAGAGAGTTAGAAGATTCTGGAACTTATGTTCTTGTAATTTATAATAATCGAAAACAAAAAATTGAAATTGGAAGTTTAGGCAAAATTTCTTTTGAAAAAGGATACTATTGTTACATCGGAAGTGCAATGCAAAATCTTTCAAAGAGAGTCGAAAGACATAAACGAAAAATAAAAAATTTTCACTGGCATATTGATTACTTGCTCGATAAAACGAAAATTCATAAATCAATCGAAATTAGAAGCAACGAAAAACTCGAATGTGAAGTTGCTTCTGAATTAAGTAAAATCGCCGATGGGGAAATTAAAAATTTTGGTTCAAGTGATTGTAATTGCAATTCTCATCTTTTCTATTTCTATCAAAATCCTTTGGAACGAAAGGATTTTATTGAATTAATTCTGGACTTTAGAATGGGACGACTTATAAAAAAGTACAACCTTTAA
- a CDS encoding geranylgeranylglyceryl/heptaprenylglyceryl phosphate synthase: MNTKVYNYILENIEKKGSLFFLLLDPDKTKVEKLDELIPVFENADVDVLLIGGSLILDSDFNQFVKVIKEKTKIPVVIFPGGVEQVSPYADAILFLSIVSGRNPENLIGKHVIAAPLIKRIKLEPISTAYILVESGKATTAEFLSNSKPIPRHKPDLAAAHALAAEYLGMKLIYLEAGSGAELSVPEEMIYAVSKTVSVPVIVGGGIRSPEEARKKVEAGAKIIVVGNHFDNPENFKYLKEFTSAVHYKIKKTTEV, translated from the coding sequence TTGAACACAAAAGTTTATAATTATATTCTTGAAAATATAGAAAAGAAGGGCTCGCTTTTTTTCCTTCTACTTGACCCGGATAAAACCAAAGTTGAAAAACTTGATGAACTTATTCCGGTCTTTGAAAATGCCGATGTCGATGTTTTATTAATTGGCGGCAGTCTTATTCTGGATTCAGATTTCAATCAATTTGTAAAAGTGATTAAAGAAAAAACCAAAATTCCTGTAGTGATTTTCCCTGGTGGTGTTGAACAGGTAAGTCCTTATGCTGATGCGATTCTGTTTTTATCTATCGTTAGTGGAAGGAATCCGGAAAATTTAATCGGTAAACATGTAATTGCTGCACCCCTCATAAAAAGAATTAAATTAGAACCTATATCAACTGCTTACATTTTGGTTGAATCGGGCAAAGCAACAACAGCTGAATTTTTGAGTAACAGCAAACCAATCCCGAGACACAAACCAGATCTTGCAGCAGCTCACGCACTTGCGGCAGAATATCTGGGAATGAAATTAATATATCTTGAAGCGGGAAGCGGTGCTGAACTTTCTGTTCCCGAAGAAATGATTTATGCAGTAAGTAAAACTGTTTCTGTTCCAGTGATTGTTGGCGGAGGTATTCGATCTCCGGAAGAAGCAAGAAAAAAAGTTGAAGCAGGGGCAAAAATTATCGTTGTAGGAAATCATTTCGATAATCCTGAAAATTTTAAGTACTTAAAAGAATTTACTTCGGCGGTTCATTACAAGATCAAAAAAACAACAGAGGTTTAA